Below is a genomic region from Phragmites australis chromosome 20, lpPhrAust1.1, whole genome shotgun sequence.
AACCTGTGAGCTTGAAGTAAACAGAGAGCGGTGaattattttagtttttagCAGACAAATGCCTCTACTTTTTCGCGATTCACATAACTTTTTTGGTCCAGTCTTTATTGCCATCAGTTAAGTCCTAAGTGTGTAGTATCTGTTCCAGTTTTGGTGGTTAAGAGATTCCCTGCCATATTTTATTGGAGAAGAATCTTCAATTTCCAAATTTGTTTTTAGACTGATGTGCGAAATTTGAGTGTGATTATCATTTCTTTCTACACTTGACTTCTATATGGTCTCATAATGGTATGAATTTCACTTGTTTATATGATGGTCATGTTAATAAATAGCACTATAGCAGCATATGTAGTCTAAAGAAAGTCACGGTGTTTAAGCATTGTAGTTATTGGATTGGATTTTCAGTTTACGCTAGGTCATATTAGACTGTTATGCGTAGAAAGTTAGAATACACTACAACTTATACTACTGTAGGTTTGCTTTGCTCGCTAGTCGGTGATGGCTGTTGGCATTAGTGGTTGATAATGtgcaacattttttttgcaGAAACTGCCATGATGAAAATATTGCTTCAGTGAAGGAGGGCTTTCTTTCAAGTTTGGCCGTGCATTTTCCTTTTATATCCTCTCTTATGGGAGGAGATATTTCTGAACAGAAACAAGCTTGGTCGAACCGTTCAATTAATCAATTGCCTGACAACGGATCAAATTCTGCAGAACGTGAATTCTCACAATCTTCTAATGGTTTTACTGATGCTACTGTTTCTAAAATGTTTCCTGAAGAAATTGAAGTTTTGAAATCTGAGAGGTAACGTACAGAGTTGGCTCTTTCTTTTTGTCCCAGGAAAACTAGTTCCCTTTTAGTTTCACTTTTGATTATTATGAACCAAGCATGTTGATTGCAATTCTGTCTTAGAGAGATTAATAACAGGAATGGGAGAATACAACCAGAATCTCTAGAAGCTGATTTTTTAGCTGCTGAAGAAATGAGCAAAGATGAGAACAGAGGTAAAATTGCATGCACACACCATGAACTCTTCTTTGTTTGGGTGGGCTTTTCTAACTTAAGCTTCAATTGCAGATCATTTAGGTTCACAGCAGGAGCATAATTTCTGGAGCAACTCCCCTGGTTTTGGCATTGCACAATTGTGGGCTAAAGAGCGTATCACAGAAAACAGAGGCAGTCAAAACGATGAGCTTCATATTGTCACTCTTCCTGTTGGTGTAAAATCTAGTGAAGTTCAGAATGATCGTTCTCCAAATACTCAGCCTGAAACTCCTAATTCTGGCACCTCTGTAGCTACTGGACATGCTGCCTTTGGAGTATCACTTTCTGATGTTCGTTTGGATAAAGTAATGGACATGTGTAGTTCTGCAGTTACATTCCTGAGTGGTAGAATGGATAGGTCTCGAAAGCGTGGCTCAATTGCCAGCCGGGCTGCACAGATGCTCGttagtttctctctctatctttcTATTTCCTGCATATTGGTCTGTCATTTTTCAATTGCAGAGACTTGTCTTGCATGGGAATGCTGGCATAGTTTGTTATAAACACCATTCCTTGTTTTGACACAAAGAGAATAGCCTGTTGTCATCTCATCCACTCATGTTGAACAGCCTGTTGTCTTTTCGCCCACACATGTTTTTTGGTGATAAAATCCTAATGTTACGCCTAAGCAAATACAGCTAGCTAAATATTTATCTTATCTCTGGTGCTGTTTTCTGTTTCTACTTTTCTAGAGGAAACAATGTGTCATTTCAGTCAGTTTGAAGAACACGTGTCTCTTTGTTAGGATTGTGCATGTCCTAACATTTTGCTGGATGTTAGGTGAGAGCCTTAGCATCTGTAATCTATTATTTTCCTTGTAGAATGCAGAAAGAGAACCAGAAAAGACATGGAGCCCCATTGTTGAAATACGGTATGGAGGGGGAACTTATATAGGGAGATGCCAAGAAGGTGCCCCTGAAGGAAAGGTGAAATTGGTGCTACATGCTATTTCCAGCTGGTTTGACAGATCCAACAATCTTACCTTGTTAACCGTTACAGGGGCGTTTAACCTTCAGTGATGGGAGCGTTTATGATGGATTCTGGAGGTATGGTAAGAGATCTGGTTTGGGGACTCTCTTTCACAGTAATGGTGATGTCTACCATGGAACATGGAGGGATGACCTTATTCATGGAAAGGTATGGCAATACGTTTCACTCGCATGCATCGTATACATGGCAATTGTGAAAAGGAAATATGAACTAGCAAAATGTGGTTCATGCACAGTTGGCAGTTAATTAATATGCTTGTTAATCATTATTTATTACCATATGCTTAGAGCTATTACTTCAGGATTTATTTGGAGCATCTTTTATGCAAATACCATTGATCTTGAATTCTTGATTGTAAAATATTCATCCGTGAAATATCCAAGCACCTTTATTTATTCAAGCTGCAAATTCTGAACATGTATTTTTATATCGGATTGAATAATGCAACCCTCCTGACACTTCATGTGACTCACTGAGTTCCCACTTTTATCTAGGGCTGGTACTATTTTCACAGTGGTGACCGTTGGTTTGCGAATTTTTGGAAAGGGAAGGCTAATGGCGAGGGTAGATTTTATGCCAAGGATGGGAGTATCTTCTTTGGCCATTTCCAAAATGGATGGCGCCATGGGGAGAGCCTTTTGGTAGATGCAAATGGATCAAGGTTGTTCTCGTTTATTTTGTTTGAATGTGTTCCAGAAATAATACATCTGCATATTCTTTTGAACAAAAGAGGAACTTAACTTTAATATTGATTATTGGTACAGGTGGATTGAAGTTTGGGATGAGGGTGTACTTATTGGCAGAGCTAAAATGGAGAAATAGGGTTGCATCTAACTAAATTGTCCAGATGTTGTTGACAACACTTCGCTCCTCAGATGGTATAGGGCTATGTTTTCAAATCTCAGATGCTGCAAGGCACTCTGGTATGAGCCTCTTCATTATACACGACGTGGTTCTGTATTCAGTCTTGAAAGTCGTAAATAGGTGCCTGTTGGAAGCACCGTTGAAGTGTTGATGCCTAACTTTTCAAAGCTGTGGACTGTCGTCATTTCTGTATATACCACTGGAATTATGGGAGATGGCATCCTTCCCGCTGATGTACCAAGCTGGGAACAGCCGCTCAACTGCACCCATTCATGAAGTGTGTTTGATTTATTTCATTGCTAACCACTAGATATTTTCTTCTCTGGTTAGGGTGGTCTGTACATGGATTAACAAGCTCTCATGGCCTTACTCATTTCAGTTGAATATTGactaaccacaaatgtgaatcAAATCTGACCCTTTCCCTTTCTTTATGTTTCCATCGGTATCACCTATCCATCATGTTTCAATAATGGTATGCAATCTTAGTCAAGTTTACTTGTTTCACATGGATCAATCAGTAGGTGCCCAATGACTTGAAGTTTTTTGTAGAAATTATCACGAAGATATGGTACAACAAAAGGTCAAAGAGAGTATATCCATTGTGTTGATAGAGTGCTATTGTTTTTCTTTCAGTTTGGGCTTGTAGTTGGTTCAGGGCTTGGGTGACCGGAATCAGATGAATGCTGTGGAAATGTGAAGATCTCTTCATTTGTATAGAagattttgagttttttttttctgctggTTAACTTATGCTTGCTTTCGATGAATGAAATCAGCTTATACCTGACGGAGTTTAGAAATTTGTGTGGTTGAGTAGTTGAGTGAGCTCAGGTGATCAGCTAGAGGGAAATCTGTGCAGAAAATGACACCGCGTCCCTTTGGTACGAAGAAACATAACTTTTGAAGGATATTCAAGTATATATATTCAATTATTCCGGGAATGGACCTCTTGATCTGGATGGTATCAGCATCTGCCAGATTCCATTCATTTGCCTTGCTGTTTCGAACTCTGAGTAAGCAAAAGAAGGTCAGGTCCTCGCCGACTTCCACAGACATGCTTGGACACGTCTCGAGCTGTTGTATCGTTCTCTTGCGTGCTACTGCTTCTTGACGCTAGTGTATCCGGTAGTGTTGTACTGCTCTGCTGCTGTGTACCCGACCAGAACTTGCTCTGTTCGACTTTGCAGTTCCAAGCAGTCAGAGGCTCAGAGGTCAGGGCCATGGTGGTTGCTTCAGCACAGCGCACCGGTCTGCCGTGTTCTCGCTTGAACAAATTCAACGGCGGCGCGTGAGTGGCGCACCACAACGACGAGAGCCAATACATTCTCGACGCGTGCAGCTTTCCCgtgtggatggatggatagaaAGCTCCCTCGCCATTGGAGTGGTCGCTTGAAAAATCAAAATGGAGCTGCCTTTTTGAAGCATGGTCTCGTGGCCCATCCATCCCGCGTACGACCGAACACTCGCACGGCGCAAAGCCAGTGGCCACCATGCCTTGCCTGCCCGTGCATGGCGAAGTTGCAGTCCCACTCGTTGCTGACCGAGAAGCGAGGCAGACACCGACGGCGACCGGCCGGGGCCCGACATGCGTCGCCGTCCCGTCCCGCCGTCCAAGTGGGCAGACCGATACGTGGAAGAGAGCGCGCCCTAACAACTGGCCCCTCACGCACCGCGTCCTCGCGGCCGGCTGGCCGGCGGTGGTGCCTCGACGCCAGCACGCACAGCAGCGCGCGGCAATTGGAACGAAACAACGACGGGCACCATCATCACCAGGTGCAGGCAAGCGCGAGGCCGCAGGGCCCGCCGGGCGCTCGTCCTGTCTCTCGGCCCGTTCTCACATGCCGACAGGCCACGATCGCCGCGCCCACCACGCGTCCCTCCATGTGCGCGCGGCGGATGTCGACTGGCTAGTGTGACCAGCCCCGACGTGGGTCGGTGACAGGCGGGGCCCCAGGGACCCGTGGTCGGCGGGATGCTTCAATCCATCCTTGCATTGACCAAAGAGAATGCACGGCTTCATGTTTATTTATGCCGAGTATGAGGGGATACATCTTGGAGAGCCACCATCAAATTATACCTTCGGATACTTGTAGTATCTCTATAATTGTAATTCTTGGTACCTCCCTAGGACGGTAAAAAGGTTCTACCTGCATGCATCGTGCATCATCGTTGGCCAAACCCGATGTTAGAAAAGGATTTGCAGTGATCTAATACCCAGGATCGAGATAGTGCTTTTCAGATGAACGGATTGGGACTGCTCACTCTGAATATTTGCTCTTGCTATAGATTGTGGTGCATCTATAGCTTACTACTTTAGCAGGATGAATTTGCCATGGACATGGTACAGTTTACTACATCGGCATCCACATCCGCATCCGCCTTGCATGCACGGCCAGAGGAGCCGCCACTAGACACACACACTAGGATAGCACTATAGCTTAGCTCAATCGCCGCGTCGGAACTCGCGATTTGGAGCCTCCTGTTTTGTCAGACCGAAACCAGTGGCCGGTCACCTGCCACAGGAGAGCGACCGAAACCAGTGTCTCGTACTCACCTCACCTGCAGGCAACTTCTCTCGCTTGCTTCACTCTGTCCTCTCCAGTCTCCTCTCGCCTCTGCTCTGTCGATCACTCTCTATATAGCTCACCAGCTTCGGCTTCAGCTCCATCCATCTGTCCATTGCGATCGATCGACCAATCGGTCTCTCCATCCACGTTCTTGCTGCACGTCAGAATGATCTCCACCAGCCGCGCGGTGAAGTCGCCGCCGGCGTGCGCTCGGCGGCAGCAGCACAGCCGGTGGTCCCCGGACGCGCCGAGCCGCACGGCGAAGTTCTTGGCCAGTTACGGGAGGCGACGTAGCCCAGCGCCGTGCTCCGTGCGCGCCGCGGGTTCCAACACCATTGGCTGCCTGGAGGCCGAACCGTGGGGTGGCGTCGCGCCCGCGCTTCCGTGCCCGCAGgtcgcggcgccggcgccgggggaCGCGCTCGCCGTGCCGTCCGAGCAGAGGGTGCACGAGGTCGTGCTGAAGCAGGCGGCGCTCGCGGCTGCGGCGCCGAGGACGGCGCGGATGGCCAAGCCGGAGCCGATGGCCGGCGAGCTGAAGGCGGCCTTCGATCGCAGCGGGGAGGTCTGCAAGGAGTACGCCAAGACATTCTACCTGGGTAagcgagataaaaaaaattgttgaccTTCTCTTCTTGCTTTCAATACTCCATCAGCTTAGAGTTTTGATAACTTCTGTCAGAAAATTTAGCAATGCTCGAGGTACATGTGAACAAGTGTGCATTgcaactgttttttttttcttaccaACTTCCCACACTAGGATCGGAGTACTAATTTACTTGCAGGGCCAGTCAGTGTTTGATGGCCACGACCGTAAGCTGACAGCATGTCCATTTAACCTGACTTCACATGAGTTTGAACTCGATCATGGATGCATTGAGATGTAATCATGCAGCAGTAGACCAcgctattttgtcagaagttATGAGCACCACATACCGAGCAGCGATCAGCTTCCATAATCAATAACCATTCCTCTGCACATGTATGTGTCTGATCTGTGTTGTTCTTCTGTTGCAGCGACGCAGCTGATGACCccggagaggaggagggcaaTCTGGGCCATATACGGTAAGCAAAGCAAGCCCCGCATGTGGCGTGTTTCTTCTATCCTTTGCAGTTCGCACTTCGCAGTCGTTGCACAGGCTCCTTTCTGTATTAGtaggagagagtgagagaatcAACACCACGTTGTATTGATCACCGAGTACAGGTTATATACATTTAGAAAGGGCGAGGGCCCCGTAACCGACGAGCTAACAACCTCAAGCAAGATCGTGCCTAATATCTAGTAGGCAATCATTTACATGCAAACGGTTTACTAACACCCCGTGCAGACTTAGCGTCGGTGCCGTCGACGATGCACAGGCTCGACCTGAATGTTGTGAACGTCGAGGTGGGTAGACCCTTTGTCATAACATCAGCAAATTGCAGGTCGGTGGGAACATGCAAGACTCGGTATTCTCCTAGTGCAACCTTCTCACGAACGAATTGGATGTCCAATTCGATATGTTTGGTGCGCTTGTGATGTACTGGATTCTCCGTCATGTACACCGCGCACATATTGTCACAGTAGATGATGGACGCTCGCTTGACGTCACTGTCGAGTTCATGCATGAAGTGTCCAAGCCAACAACATTCTGCCATTGCGTTGGCGATGGCTCTATACTTTGCTTCGGCGCTGGATCTTGGCACCATCGGTTGCCGCTTTGATGACCACGAGACAAGAGACTCATCGAGATAAATGCAATAGCCCGAGGTGGATCGTCGCGTGTCCGGGCATCCTGCCTAGTCGGTGTCAGAGTACGCATGGACGTCGAGCGATGGCGAGGCATGTATCTGCAGACCGAAAGATGTAGTCCCGCAAACATAGCAAAGAATTCACTTGAGGAGTGCCAGATGCGTGTCACGTGGATCATGCATGTGTAGACATGCCTTCTGCATGGCATAAGCTAGATCCGACCACGTCATGGTGAGGTTTTGTAACGCGCTAACGAGTCTACGATATTCAGGCAGGTCGTTGATAGGTTGTCCTTCATCGGTAGCAAGCTTGGAGGATGTGTCCACTGGAGTAGACACCGCCTTGCACGTTGTCATGCTCGTGCGCTCAAGGACTTCCTTCGTATACTTTTGTTGTGACAGAAAGAAGCCAACGGAGGTGTGTCAAACCTTGATGCCCAGGAAATAGTGAAGTTGGCCCAGGTCTTTAATGGTGAACGCGTCATGAAGTTGTTGGATGATGTCGCGAAGAACCGTGCCATCGGAAGCCGTCAACACTGTTGTCGAGATAGAGAAGTAACAACGCCATAGAGGAACCGTGCTTGAGGATGAAGAGCGAGGTGTCAGAGTGTGTTGCAAAGAACCCAATTTTCGTGGCGACGGCGGTGAAGCGGTGAAACTAGGTCCTGGGTGCCTGTTTAAGTCCGTAAAGGGACTTGGATAGGCGGTAGACATGGTGGGGTTGCAACACGTTGACGAATCCAGCTAGCTAGAGACAATGTACTTGCTCGTCGAGGACACCGTGAAGAAAGGCATTGCGCACGTCCAAGTGGTGAACCGGCCAATCATGAGAAGCTGCCAAGGTGAGTACAACGGGGATCATGGACGGCCTAACCACAGGGCTAAACGTTTAGTTGAAGTCGATCCCCAGGCGCTGAGTGAACCCGTCGACGACCCACCTCACCTTGTACTGCTCCAAGGTTCCGTCAGCTCGCATCTTGTGTTTAAATATCCATTTAATTTCCTGTGATAATGTGAGAATTCAGTGGACGAGGCACAAGCTGCCACGTACGGTTAGCCATTAGAGCGCCATATTCAGCCTACATTGCAGCCTTCCAAAGAAGTGACCTGGTTCTATTGGGGCTGAGTCGCGAAGCCGTAGATCCCAGGGAGCTCAAGGCCAATGGTGGCTAGGGCACAGAGAAAGCTTGACGAAGAGGTGGCGCCAGTGGCATGCGCCGCTAGAGTCGCGGCATGCGCGGCCTTGGCAGACTGCTCAAGACGAAGTTCTTCAAGGAGAAGTTTGGAATGCACCTTGAGGAACGACGGCAGATTGTAGTGCATGGTGATGAAGGGAACGAAGGAATGGACATGTGGATTGAGTCAGCACATAATGTTGAGGACGAGATCGGACTCGTCGACCGACGAGCCGAGATCACGAAGGCGATCTGCCAGTGTCCTCATCCTGGTGCAGCACGCAAGAACTGTCATGTCACCTTGAAAGAGACCGCGGAACTCAGCGCCCACATAGATGGATTGGGCGGCTTTGTTGTCGTGGAATAGGGAATGGATAGATCGTATCTTCATCAGTTTGGACAATCTGCAGTACCTCAGTGGAGATAGTGGAGTACATCCATGATACGATGGAGAAGTCATTCTATAGCCAGTCGGAGTCATCGTGTGCCGGAGGGGAGTTGTCGATATGGTCGGTGAGACCAAACTTGCTGAAGATCACACAAAAGTTTTGGCTCCAGGGTCCATAGTTGGAATCTAGTTGGAATCATGTAGATCAAGAACCATAGGAACATGGGTCTTGATGTTGATTAGTTGAATCTGAGCAGAGGGTGGTGGGTTGGTGACGACACGCGAGGCGCGGGCAGAAGGGGAGAAGGGGAGCGCGGACTGGGCGGCGTCATAGAGCCAGCATCAAATGAGGTGGAAGACAAACTAACAACACCACGAAGACAGGCAACGAAAGATTAGGATCTAAAGAAAGCGGATACCATGTAGGAGtaggagagagtgagagaattGACACCACGTTGTATTGATCACCGAGTACAGGTTATATACATGTACAAAGGGCGAGGGCCCCGTAACCGACGAGCTAACAACCTCAGCTAACAAGCAGGATCGTGCCTAATATCTAGTACACAATCAGAGTTACATGCAAACGGTTTACTCACACTCTCGTTTTCAGAGTGGTAAACGGCAGGGCAACGAGCGTTGTTCTTGAGACCTTGCAGCAAATTAAAGACATGTAGAAAGGACGCCGGTCCGCTGCGGTTGTCATTCGAATCCATTGTGCATATAACATGATGACGTGTAAATCTCTTCATGACCAAGTAGTCTGTCAAATTATGTTTGGTCACTAATTTAGTTTGATTAGACAGTGGATGACACTGGTCACTGACGTGGCTCCATTTCTGCGTGCTCAGTGTGGTGCAGGAGAACGGACGAACTCGTCGACGGCCCGAACGCGTCCCACATCTCGGCCTTGGCGCTGGACCGGTGGGAGTCGCGGCTGGAGGACATCTTCGCCGGCCGCCCGTACGACATGCTCGACGCCGCCCTCTCCGACACCGTCGCCAACTTCCCCGTCGACATCCAGGCACGTCATATCTCCATGAACGAACACGTCAAAATGACATCTTGAAATTAATTGATTTACACGAGGGACCTGACTTGATTTCTGCGTGCGCTGCAGCCGTTCAGGGACATGATCGAGGGGATGCGCATGGATCTGAAGAAGTCCCGGTACCGGAGCTTCGACGAGCTCTACCTCTACTGCTACTACGTCGCCGGCACCGTCGGGCTGATGACGGTGCCGGTGATGGGCATCTCGCCGGACTCCAGGGCGGCGACCGAGACCGTCTACAAGGGGGCGCTGGCCCTGGGCCTGGCGAACCAGCTCACCAACATCCTCAGGGACGTCGGGGAGGAGTACGTCTCATCGGCTGTGCCATTTTCAGATGTCTAATCTTGCAGTCAGCTCTGATGTcggtttccgtatttacatgtGTGTTTCACGTGTCAACAGTGCAAGAAGGGGAAGGATCTATCTCCCACAGGACGAGCTGGAGATGGCCGGCCTCTCCGAAGTCGACATCTTCAACGGCCGTGTCACTGACGAGTGGAGAAGCTTCATGAGAGGTCAGATCACGAGGGCGAGATCGTTCTTCAGACAGGCCGAGGAAGCCGCAACCGAGCTCAATCAGGAGAGCCGATGGCCGGTGAGACACCAAAATCTTTGCCTGACCATTTCTTCAGTGTTACACAAGATTGTTTCAGATTAACAACCTATAATGTCCAGCAGACAACTGAATTATTACTCTTTCAGGTGTGGGCTTCTCTGCTTCTGTACCAGCAGATCCTCGACGAGATCGAGACGAACGACTACAACAACTTCACCAAGAGAGCCTACGTTCCAAAGGCGAAGAAGCTGATGGCATTGCCTAAGGCATACCTGAGATCACTGATGCTCCCCTCTTCTCAGACTCAGAGTCAGAGACACTACTCCAGCCTGACATAGAGTGGTCACTGCACATGGTACATAGCAGTGAATGATGTACAAATTCCTGGTCAAGCCAGAAGATCTGCATGTGGGGGTGTGTGTGTGATGGTACATAGTTGTTTGAACATTGTACTGAAAGTTTtgccatgtatatatatatatagtgtgtgTACTGTGTGTACTAAAAAAAGAACAGTAGAGTAAAAGTGAAATAAAACAGAGAGGACCGGGCGAGCTTCTTTGGAAGGCGCCTTGCTCGAACACAATGCTGTGTCACCCAGTCGTTGCTTCACTCAGTGAGCTAGCTGCTGAAAATAGCAAACGGCTCCATAATTCTACAGAAATACTGCTATCTAATCTTTAACACGATAGCTGTAAGGTTAGGCAGcccacagaaaaaaaaatcatcgttTAGTCAAAACAACATTCATGATAAGGAGGACAGATGGCGTCGTTTGGCATTGTGAAGGATCATAGCATGAGTTCACCAAAATCTTGCATCGCGTTACTAAATTCACTTCTCCCTAAAAACACTAGCCCCCCATATTTCGCATACGTAAAATCAATTTAGAATATAATAatttaaaaaagtaaaaaagtaTAGCAtttcaaaagagagatttgcatgcataaaattcacaatatgatcatgtaatttcaGAAGAAAGGAGAATGACGAGTTACTAGATAGGAGGGTGGAGGAGACCGTATCGCCCAGACTTAGCCATCCGTAGCAACGCTATGAAGAGAATCAAAATGGTGATCAATTTATGAGgagataaaaataattattacatAGTATCTTGGTGTAAAGATAGCGCAATGGAGACGATCTACATGGTGGATGGCGGTGAAGGCGATGTGCGGACGGCGGCGCACCCTCACTAGAAAGTCAGTGATGTAGGTGAAGTGTGAGAGGCGACACACCATTTGAAGAAACCCAACGGTGaatatatggaagataaatattaaaCGTCTAGgtataaaaaacaaatattgtATATGTAGATATGAAAGGTAAATATTAgtagattgaatgtatttttgaaatttatgaaagataaataatatgatattaaatgtatttttagaaaaaggaaCAAATCTAATTTTGCATGATGATTGTTCGATTAATTTGGATGAATGGTGAAAATCGATCGATGTATTTTTATAGTAGTATAGCTGAGGAACAGCGATGCATGCTTGCCTGGTGCAAAAATAACCGTTAAGTTTTTCATTCTTCCTACCGTGCATAACGTCAGCGTATCGCTTACGATCCCTTACCTTACTTCTAACAGCATAAACAGAGTATAACTACTCGCTAACCCGTGCATAGGATCTGGCAACACAGCGGTTCATATTTGTAAGATCCCAGTGAAATGTCAATCTACTTATCTATTCCCGTAATTCCAAGATTTAATATTTTGTATTTGTCAATATTAAAACGCGATGAATGATAGCTCTGGTGATAGCTAGCTATATCTTCTACAGCTTTTCTAGGACCGTGACACGAAGACACGTTTTAAAAGCTTGCATAATTCTTTAATAAAATCGGCAGATCGCGTATCGTTttcgaagaaaaaaaagctTGCATAATTCTAGTCAAACGCCTCCTTGCAATTTGCATGAGCTCAGATGAATCTTGAAATCTTGCGTGCTTCTTTCTCCCAAGTTATAGTCTAATTCAGCGCTGATAGAAAATGGTGGATGATACAATTGTACTTGTCCTAAAAGAAACAGGAAATTATTACGCTCGGGTGGTGGTAAAGCAGCGGAGGTCCTTTGCCCGTCCCTTGAACCGATACTTTACGTTATCTAATACTTTATCTGATTATAAGTACATATCGTTTTAGATAAAACACGGTTTTAAATGCATAATTTCGATCGCTACTTTTTATTaggatatatttataaaatccattaaatttatgatattat
It encodes:
- the LOC133901368 gene encoding phytoene synthase 3, chloroplastic-like encodes the protein MISTSRAVKSPPACARRQQHSRWSPDAPSRTAKFLASYGRRRSPAPCSVRAAGSNTIGCLEAEPWGGVAPALPCPQVAAPAPGDALAVPSEQRVHEVVLKQAALAAAAPRTARMAKPEPMAGELKAAFDRSGEVCKEYAKTFYLATQLMTPERRRAIWAIYVWCRRTDELVDGPNASHISALALDRWESRLEDIFAGRPYDMLDAALSDTVANFPVDIQPFRDMIEGMRMDLKKSRYRSFDELYLYCYYVAGTVGLMTVPVMGISPDSRAATETVYKGALALGLANQLTNILRDVGEDARRGRIYLPQDELEMAGLSEVDIFNGRVTDEWRSFMRGQITRARSFFRQAEEAATELNQESRWPVWASLLLYQQILDEIETNDYNNFTKRAYVPKAKKLMALPKAYLRSLMLPSSQTQSQRHYSSLT
- the LOC133901367 gene encoding protein ACCUMULATION AND REPLICATION OF CHLOROPLASTS 3, chloroplastic-like isoform X1, which gives rise to MAASVRGLALPPPLASPRTSSRCLAPVPRGRSRSQRRVAGVRAAAAGVGGTSRAPEPVEVVGVGSRKDAVIDFCLGSRTLSSTPIRFWTVHATDSSKVQLKQKGHGNDAVFRDLEPPLFLRPCPPAVILVSSAGQDADHITAMELLSAVKSAGKLAASIFLKPFCFEGQRRQVEASDLIGKLQTCSNFHIVIEADSLLETEVETLAEALESANNAVLSTISMISIMMSGYNQMFWSSLNAQIKEVDPEEVAKLLRSYGEARVGFGAGYNIQSAIKQAVFHCPFLRGCIKDLNNVVFLSLTTARVLSESDMISTLHIFRRVTGFTKDIIFSRNSEPDLEPKLIVVSLLTIRNCHDENIASVKEGFLSSLAVHFPFISSLMGGDISEQKQAWSNRSINQLPDNGSNSAEREFSQSSNGFTDATVSKMFPEEIEVLKSEREINNRNGRIQPESLEADFLAAEEMSKDENRDHLGSQQEHNFWSNSPGFGIAQLWAKERITENRGSQNDELHIVTLPVGVKSSEVQNDRSPNTQPETPNSGTSVATGHAAFGVSLSDVRLDKVMDMCSSAVTFLSGRMDRSRKRGSIASRAAQMLNAEREPEKTWSPIVEIRYGGGTYIGRCQEGAPEGKGRLTFSDGSVYDGFWRYGKRSGLGTLFHSNGDVYHGTWRDDLIHGKGWYYFHSGDRWFANFWKGKANGEGRFYAKDGSIFFGHFQNGWRHGESLLVDANGSRWIEVWDEGVLIGRAKMEK
- the LOC133901367 gene encoding protein ACCUMULATION AND REPLICATION OF CHLOROPLASTS 3, chloroplastic-like isoform X2, whose translation is MAASVRGLALPPPLASPRTSSRCLAPVPRGRSRSQRRVAGVRAAAAGVGGTSRAPEPVEVVGVGSRKDAVIDFCLGSRTLSSTPIRFWTVHATDSSKVQLKQKGHGNDAVFRDLEPPLFLRPCPPAVILVSSAGQDADHITAMELLSAVKSAGKLAASIFLKPFCFEGQRRQVEASDLIGKLQTCSNFHIVIEADSLLETEVETLAEALESANNAVLSTISMISIMMSGYNQMFWSSLNAQIKEVDPEEVAKLLRSYGEARVGFGAGYNIQSAIKQAVFHCPFLRGCIKDLNNVVFLSLTTARVLSESDMISTLHIFRRVTGFTKDIIFSRNSEPDLEPKLIVVSLLTIRNCHDENIASVKEGFLSSLAVHFPFISSLMGGDISEQKQAWSNRSINQLPDNGSNSAEREFSQSSNGFTDATVSKMFPEEIEVLKSERNGRIQPESLEADFLAAEEMSKDENRDHLGSQQEHNFWSNSPGFGIAQLWAKERITENRGSQNDELHIVTLPVGVKSSEVQNDRSPNTQPETPNSGTSVATGHAAFGVSLSDVRLDKVMDMCSSAVTFLSGRMDRSRKRGSIASRAAQMLNAEREPEKTWSPIVEIRYGGGTYIGRCQEGAPEGKGRLTFSDGSVYDGFWRYGKRSGLGTLFHSNGDVYHGTWRDDLIHGKGWYYFHSGDRWFANFWKGKANGEGRFYAKDGSIFFGHFQNGWRHGESLLVDANGSRWIEVWDEGVLIGRAKMEK